AGCCTAATACTGAAATAACTGCGCATATTCAAACTTTCCTCATTTGAACGCGAAATCAAATATTTAGCGATAAACAGAAGTCATTTGCAGATTATTTCATGATTAGATTTGCAATTCCCGGGCCCGCCTAAATCTTGCGAGTTTGGATCAAATTTAAGGCAAAAGGATTTGGCAGCTTTCCAATCGGGTTGGCGCGTTTCAATTTTTCGCACACAGACTAAAGGATCAAAACTACAGATATCGCCTCATTGCTTACGGCGGCAAACAAATGTCTCGGCTTCAGGATGCTCCACAATCTCAAAGCCAGCACTGCGAAGCATGGCTTCCGAGCAGGCACAATTAGGTATCCACCAATTAGTTGCATCATTTGCATATTTCTTTTCCACAAAATGCAATATTGGATAGCCCGGTGCGTTGAAGACCTCTGTTTCCCAGAATGAGTAATTATCCTTGATTGGTTCAATGGTGTTGCTGCCGCGCTGCATGGATTGAAAAAGCAGCACATCCTTAGCCACATGTTCGTAGATCAAATCTAAAGCAAGCAAGGGATGGCGCAGGTGATAGAGAACTCCCATGAAAAGTACCAGATCAAACTTTTCGCCTAATTGCCCAAGGTCATAGACTGAAAGTTTTTGGAATTCAACATCCACTCCACATACCTCAGCTGCAAATTTCGCTTGATCAAGATAGCAGTCGTCATGATCGATACCGAGTACGCGGTCGGCTCCGCGTCGTTTCATTTCAATCGAGTAAAAGCCAGCGTTGCAACCGATGTCCAGCACTGTTTTGCCACTTAGATTCCTGGGTAATATGTCAGCAATACTTTGCCATTTGATGCGCGGATAATCTCCAAGGAAATGGTCCGGCGCAGTTGAAACACCTTTAAGATCCAGGTTATGAAACCACTTGCCCAGTTGCTTAACTCTGAGCTGAATTTCATCCTGAGTCAGAACGTTGGGCAGAGTAGAAGTTACGTTTTTCATCGTCGCGTTTCATTCATTTCCGGATTCCGAGACTTGCTTCTCAATGCTGAGCGGCATTGCCGTGGTGATCCTTTTTTTACTGACGTTACCCGCGATCGAGCCCGGCAGTGAGCCGCGCCCGCCAGAGGTTTCCCGGTGAGAAGCTTGATGGCCTCCCGATATCCATGCAGTGTGCCGACATCTACATAGGCCTCTCCCGCGTGGACTCCGTATGCCTCTCCTCCCTGAGCCAGGAAGGCATTTACCAGAGTACCCATGTATTCATCCACACATTCACGATCGCGCCATAATTGAAAGAGCTTGTGCAGCACGAAGCCGGGCATTTTGAATGCACCCCAAATCCAGGGAGATGCCGCATTCTTTTGTTTCACCTGGATTTCTTTGACGTGATTTTCTTCGTCAGTGACAACTGCATCAAAGAATTCGGGACGTTTTGCCGGGAAAAGTAAAAATGAGAGAACATCATCGGGCAGATTGCTCAGACCGTCCGCTGGAAACCAAATTGTGTCGGGCAGGCCGATGAGAACCTGCTCCTCGGGTTGAATAAAAGGCAGTGCGCGAAAAATGGCGTCGCACAACCCGCAAGGCTTCGGTTGCACGACATAGCTGATATTTGCCGTCCCAAAACTGCCGCCATAATATTCCAGGATATCCGATTTGCCCTGTGAAATGACAAAGCATAGCTTGTCCGCACCGGCGGAGAGCATGCGCTCAACCAGGTATTCGCTCACAGCGCGAGGACGTTCGGTGTCACCGTCCAACCGGCTTCCCACCGGGAGCAACTCTTTTGAGAAAGCGAGCGGTTGAATCCTGCTGCCCGCGCCTGCCGCTGGAATAATACCCCACATGATTTATGCCTCCGTGAATTCAACGTTTGTTTTGTAGTGCAAAACAGATTCCAAAGCTGCCTCCAACTCCCTTGCACGATGATTTGCCGTGTATTGATCCAGTGTTCTTTGCTGCGCAGCTGTCGCAATTCTGGAAATTTCCTCCTCGGACATTTCCAGGGCGTTGATGGCGTCTTGAGTCTGGTTTGCAACAATGATTTCTGAACCGGGTTCGAAAAATTGATCTAGCCCCGACCACCAGTCGCTGAGTATTGCCGTGCCACAGGCTGCGGCCTCAAAAAGCCGTCCGGATGGACAAAATCCCATTTCAGCCATGGCTCGGCGCGTGACGTTTAGGGTGATACGGGAGGAGGAATAAAAGACCGGGTGCTCAGGTGGCGGCAGATGGTGGACAAAATAGATGTTGTCGGTCCAAGGGAATTGTTCCGGATACATGGCTCCTGCTATGACAAATCTCTGGTTCCTCAAACTGCGGGCCGGTTCAATAAGAAGACAATGGAGGCTGGTTTGCCGGTCTTCAGCGTAGGTACCGATGTAAGAGAGGTCGGCGCGGTATGTCTGGACTGGGGGCACCCGATGATGAGCTTCCGGATCTACGCAGCCGTAGAGGGGGGCGACGCGACGTGCTCTGAGCCTCGTTTTGAGTTCCTCCAGGGCCGATCCTCCTGTGTAACTCAGGACCAGATCGAAATCAGCAAAACCCTGCGGAGGTATATAGGACACCTCCCTGCCATTCTTCAAAGCATGCAAAGTCACCGGGGTATCGAGATCGTAGAAAGTTTTTAATGTGACGGTCGAGGAAAGAAGAAGTTCGCAGGCGGGAATACTGTCCGGGCAATAGGAAGTGACCATGCCTACGTCTGCATCCGAGAGTTCAACTTTTGCAGTTTGCATGATTTTTTCCCATTCAGCATAGAGAACCAACTTCATGCCTGGAATCTCGCTCAGGTCGCGATGGTTCGCGTAGTAAGGAACATTCCTTTCAAAAAATACCACTTGATGGCCTCTTTTCATCAAGGCGCGACATAGGCTGCGCCATAAGGTTGCATGGCCGTTTCCCCAGGACGAACTGATCGTAAGCCCAAAAATAACCAGTTTCATGAATGGTCCTCTAGTTGTTTAGGTTTTGAAACCAACTGCTGAATATATCCCTCCAAAGCGCGTGCTCGATGCGCTGCGGTGTGTTCAGCCAAAACCCGGCGCCGTGCACGTTCACCAATCTGGAGACGTTCGCATTCCGGCAGGTCGAGAAGGTATTGCAAGGTTTCGTTGTCTGATTTTGCAACGAGCAGTTCCTTTCCTACGGCAAAGACCGTGCTCAAACCATTCCAGTAATCACTGATGATCGGGGTACCGCAGGCCGCCGCTTCAAAGAGCCGCACACTCGGTGAAAATCCTGCTTCCACCATCCGTGTGCGGGTAACATTGAGTGCAAACTTTTGGGCGTTATAGAAGCTTCGGTGTTTGCCTGGAGGCAGATGTGCAATGCGTTTGACATTCCGAGGCCATTCAATGGTCCCGGGGAACTGCGGCCCGGCAACCACAAAGCGGCCCTCCCTCCATTGTCGGGCTGGCTTGATCAGCAACGATTCCAATGCCGGTTGGCGATCCTCACTATATGTCCCCATATAAGCGAGATCCCATCGTGCTGAAGATGATTCTGGAAAATAAAGGTCTGGATCTACGGAACAGTAAAGCGGGCGAGCCATGGGCGAGCCAAATTTCTCCTCTATTTTTTCAAGCATCGGGCCACCGCTGAAGGAAAGGTAAAGATGATACCGGGGAATGAGGGCTTTGGAAAGATAGTCTAGATCACTATTACCCAGACGGCTGAGCGTTACTGGCGTATCGATGTCATAAAAGGCCGTGATGCCTCCTGCTAATTTGGTCACCCACTTCCCAATCATGGCGCCTTCCTGAACGTAGGAACCCAGCATCACGCAGTCCGCTTCTCGAATGTCATTTGTGAACCGCCGCTTTAGCTCCGTGATGTTTTGATAAAGTGCAGTTTTACAGTAAGGCGGGTTCGGAAGGTCCCGATTCGAGGCATACCACTCAACATTCCGTTCCAGAAAAAGCACCTGGTGTCCGCGGGCGGCCAGCTCACGGATTAGACTCCGATAAGTGGTCGCATGTCCATTGCCCCAGGATGAAGTAATCGAAAGCCCCAGTATAACAATGCGCAATGGCCTGATTTGCGAAAGCTCTGATAGCCGGGTGATTCGCGCCCCAACTTTTCCGTGTCCATTTTTAAGCCGGGCATTTGACCGAGTGCTTAGCTTCCGAACGGAATTTCTTGCAGATTCCGAATGATTGGCAGTCGTCACCGTTTCATTCATGACTGTCCCGGATACGCTGCTCATGAAGCCACCTCCTGATATTTTCCGGCGAGCAAATTCTCCAGTTGAAGGGCACGGTGTGCGTAGGTGTGCTCAGAAAGGATGCGACGCAACGCTGCCCTGCCAATCGAATGCGCCC
The sequence above is drawn from the Pedosphaera parvula Ellin514 genome and encodes:
- a CDS encoding TIGR04290 family methyltransferase — encoded protein: MKNVTSTLPNVLTQDEIQLRVKQLGKWFHNLDLKGVSTAPDHFLGDYPRIKWQSIADILPRNLSGKTVLDIGCNAGFYSIEMKRRGADRVLGIDHDDCYLDQAKFAAEVCGVDVEFQKLSVYDLGQLGEKFDLVLFMGVLYHLRHPLLALDLIYEHVAKDVLLFQSMQRGSNTIEPIKDNYSFWETEVFNAPGYPILHFVEKKYANDATNWWIPNCACSEAMLRSAGFEIVEHPEAETFVCRRKQ
- a CDS encoding CgeB family protein, with the protein product MSSVSGTVMNETVTTANHSESARNSVRKLSTRSNARLKNGHGKVGARITRLSELSQIRPLRIVILGLSITSSWGNGHATTYRSLIRELAARGHQVLFLERNVEWYASNRDLPNPPYCKTALYQNITELKRRFTNDIREADCVMLGSYVQEGAMIGKWVTKLAGGITAFYDIDTPVTLSRLGNSDLDYLSKALIPRYHLYLSFSGGPMLEKIEEKFGSPMARPLYCSVDPDLYFPESSSARWDLAYMGTYSEDRQPALESLLIKPARQWREGRFVVAGPQFPGTIEWPRNVKRIAHLPPGKHRSFYNAQKFALNVTRTRMVEAGFSPSVRLFEAAACGTPIISDYWNGLSTVFAVGKELLVAKSDNETLQYLLDLPECERLQIGERARRRVLAEHTAAHRARALEGYIQQLVSKPKQLEDHS
- a CDS encoding sugar phosphate nucleotidyltransferase; translated protein: MWGIIPAAGAGSRIQPLAFSKELLPVGSRLDGDTERPRAVSEYLVERMLSAGADKLCFVISQGKSDILEYYGGSFGTANISYVVQPKPCGLCDAIFRALPFIQPEEQVLIGLPDTIWFPADGLSNLPDDVLSFLLFPAKRPEFFDAVVTDEENHVKEIQVKQKNAASPWIWGAFKMPGFVLHKLFQLWRDRECVDEYMGTLVNAFLAQGGEAYGVHAGEAYVDVGTLHGYREAIKLLTGKPLAGAAHCRARSRVTSVKKGSPRQCRSALRSKSRNPEMNETRR
- a CDS encoding CgeB family protein, with translation MKLVIFGLTISSSWGNGHATLWRSLCRALMKRGHQVVFFERNVPYYANHRDLSEIPGMKLVLYAEWEKIMQTAKVELSDADVGMVTSYCPDSIPACELLLSSTVTLKTFYDLDTPVTLHALKNGREVSYIPPQGFADFDLVLSYTGGSALEELKTRLRARRVAPLYGCVDPEAHHRVPPVQTYRADLSYIGTYAEDRQTSLHCLLIEPARSLRNQRFVIAGAMYPEQFPWTDNIYFVHHLPPPEHPVFYSSSRITLNVTRRAMAEMGFCPSGRLFEAAACGTAILSDWWSGLDQFFEPGSEIIVANQTQDAINALEMSEEEISRIATAAQQRTLDQYTANHRARELEAALESVLHYKTNVEFTEA